In the Numida meleagris isolate 19003 breed g44 Domestic line chromosome 5, NumMel1.0, whole genome shotgun sequence genome, one interval contains:
- the LOC110399328 gene encoding treacle protein isoform X1: MARPQFLSAPIPGRSHETCTVPACCRASEGAHRAGTLLTTCSPFPSEGSWLRSLPSPLTTHCCGLSLGTASSWGEDEVCCLAFTSPSCGTPVRWRGGGRAAVINAGRWLPLRRAGLPGSEDAAEAVAIDSNNQPKSPLEKFMVRLCTHHQKQFIRVLNDIYTEVQPDSEGQQSSESESMEASTCGSGCSQRSTENQDKGATCTDPRPPSSLEPGQPGSDSTGQPAELKPMDRAESSSPALRRDFPDPPSTRLRSASPKDSSTQGYLSTLNSSSLNFHHATKSLEGQAAGHEQDAGVRRCEDSKEQGAGKALVEGYISVKVANVNGSEDGLDSCLGSQKSSFRALPEEPWDPGFAVSPPRRADKENALQCGSKASLHQDLDAKEQDTRPKPDNHLHATAKGKASCHLHPADKGPLDKSKEGWLPAGTAPTSHRAPAGHPRAKAASLRPSRKSKKASGLRINDYDNQCDVVYISQPITECHFESQRAVSSRRTARKSTRGYFFNGECCELPTVRTLVKSSRAEERGGSVAQRTQALVSTKPALVLSGGGSSGAGWDGEKRVSLRLLAKGAPAGREMKGRGELGSMQRELRDMRVLRSREAAVAVPLFSLSAPPSPQTEDSVAGSPPPGSPCSQGAGGSAAQEAGTAPSSDGNSMDSDAAPAAGCAALPASEAAVGEEGSPGVGVQTAPDLPSSPEPGSPLQPCPAPDVAPEADTRDHAVLPGASSTEPCGVHPAELSPHSPELQTSEKPPSTEGRNCPPEPPATLQCMEVNKSTDNVPDAELSVVPGDTSLEQEEAAPVGIAFPVDLEGEAEQNNSPAGEKEPAEEETLPEPDDSEAAEKDSISSKESLDKKRKKGRRMLVASDRRLRSQQSQPPAEGISEDTGSSSPMQLPDLQIKASKSPGAKRFKKEGNLDGTTSTHFPNDCFHSTLLQHNEGPSTEQALESSAEENGVTTRQAYKSILAKETASEGENSPQDDPAATGGQNQPGEMLDICVQADAKKNILLPAESSMPAGSVQAEVKPGSACAKEESSDSAVDTGKPEHYEPAGSQSPCPTSRGGGNKHLPAKAAKHKKVTLQFYNLRHVPAPADTAKKTLPGKESMQAVPKARDECSSGNDDALGLEDVDAEDSKPRFMEWCAEEENQELIAEFNAQYMKVQKGWIQLEKEVQPAPKVKNKADKLKEIWKSKKRTRKSRGALEVQKLSPVQMLFMKAYKLSDICQWFLETTETRSLVIVKKLNTRLPGEIPPIKVPMQKYSSSGLYPSSLQAERLKKHLKKFAATTPARNNLKNQKLWAKIRENADKAEAEEGDGAGQPPPPETGPEELSQERGAQPTPSLPTQASTRILRKYSQLRGKLRAQHRAARTDRRSDAPSEQPGPEGKPSRKSLCINPLMSPKLALQIKADAFPAKSPAADGAGKGRKGKSKGQEEPSPRAEQLSRKKRTLKESEATQERAGSSGKDKVPAKKAGKIKHSEVGTKAPATRKQVERSSKLAKKMSLKEKRVPRRQLEKARLPVRKGKENTSRRAAPPPGHEELGPSPRHRPLGESSTRAQKMANKKAGGGKALSRAVRKGQEGSSSQGKRKLRAKGDCSHSKRSRLDAK; this comes from the exons ATGGCACGTCCCCAGTTCCTTAGTGCCCCCATTCCTGGGCGAAGCCATGAGACCTGCACTgtcccagcctgctgcagggccagcGAGGGTGCTCACAGAGCAGGGACACTGCTGACAACCTGTAGCCCCTTCCCTAGCGAGGGATCCTGGCTCCGCAGCCTGCCTTCCCCTCTCACCACCCACTGCTGCGGCCTCTCCCTTGGCACTGCAAGCAGCTGGGGCGAGGATGAAGTGTGCTGCTTGGCCTTCACTTCCCCGTCCTGTGGCACCCCAGTGAGGTGGCGGGGGGGTGGACGGGCTGCGGTAATAAATGCAGGAAGATGGCTGCCACTGCGCAGAGCTGGGCTTCCGGGCAG TGAGGACGCAGCAGAGGCAGTAGCAATAGACTCTAACAATCAGCCCAAGTCTCCACTGGAAAAGTTTATGGTCAGACTGTGTACGCACCACCAGAAGCAGTTCATTCGTGTGCTAAACGACATATACACTGAAGTACAACCGGACTCTGAGGGCCAGCAGTCGTCTGAATCCGAAAGCATGGAGGCCTCCACTTGTGGCTCTGGTTGTAGCCAGCGAAGCACTGAAAACCAGGATAAGGGTGCTACGTGTACTGACCCAAGGCCCCCTTCTTCCTTGGAGCCAGGACAGCCGGGCAGTGACAGCACggggcagcctgcagagctgaagCCCATGGACAGGGCAGAgagctccagccctgctttgAGGAGAGACTTCCCCGACCCCCCCAGCACCCGGCTGCGCTCCGCCAGCCCAAAGGACAGCTCCACCCAAGGATACCTCAGCACGTTGAACTCTTCCTCGTTGAATTTCCACCACGCCACAAAGAGCCTGGAGGGGCAAGCTGCTGGTCATGAGCAAGACGCTGGCGTCAGAAGGTGTGAGGACAGCAAAGAGCAGGGAGCAGGTAAGGCGCTAGTGGAAGGCTACATCTCTGTCAAAGTGGCCAACGTGAACGGCAGCGAGGATGGCCTGGACAGCTGTCTGGGCTCCCAGAAGAGCTCTTTCAGGGCTCTGCCGGAGGAGCCGTGGGACCCTGGCTTTGCTGTCAGCCCTCCTCGCCGTGCGGACAAAGAGAATGCGTTACAATGTGGCTCGAAAGCATCTTTGCACCAGGACCTCGATGCAAAAGAACAAGACACAAGACCAAAGCCAGACAACCACCTGCACGCCACGGCCAAGGGCAAGGCGAGCTGCCACCTGCACCCGGCCGACAAAGGCCCGCTCGACAAATCCAAAGAGGGCTGGCTGCCTGCCGGCACCGCACCAACCTCCCACCGTGCCCCCGCTGGGCACCCCCGTGCCAAGGCAGCCTCCCTTCGGCCTTCCCGCAAGAGCAAAAAGGCCTCGGGGCTGCGGATTAATGACTACGACAACCAATGCGACGTGGTCTACATCAGCCAGCCCATCACTGAGTGCCACTTCGAGAGCCAGCGCGCCGTGTCGTCCCGCAGGACAGCGCGGAAGAGTACGCGGGGGTATTTCTTCAACGGGGAGTGCTGCGAGCTGCCCACTGTCCGCACGCTGGTGAAGAGCTCGCGGGCGGAGGAGCGGGGCGGCAGCGTGGCGCAGCGGACACAGGCGCTCGTAAGCACAAAGCCAGCTCTGGTGCTCTCGGGGGGCGGCTCCTCGGGggcaggatgggatggggagaaAAGGGTTTCGCTCCGGCTGCTGGCCAAAGGCGCGCCAGCTGGCAGAGAAATGAAGGGCAGGGGTGAGCTGGGCTCCATGCAGCGGGAGCTGCGGGACATGCGGGTGCTGCGATCACGGGaggctgctgtggctgtgccccTTTTCTCACTCTCCGCACCACCCAGTCCTCAGACAGAGGACAGCGTGGCTGGCTCGCCGCCCCCGGGCTCCCCTTGTAGCCAAGGGGCTGGGGGCTCGGCCGCCCAGGAGGCTGGCACGGCTCCCTCCAGTGATGGCAACTCCATGGACAGCGATGCTGCACCAGCTGCGGGCTGTGCTGCCCTTCCTGCCTCTGAAGCAGCCGTCGGGGAGGAAGGTTCCCCAGGTGTGGGTGTGCAAACTGCTCCAGACCTCCCCAGCAGCCCGGAGCCAGGGTcccccctgcagccctgccctgctccagaTGTGGCACCTGAGGCTGACACCAGGGACCATGCAGTGCTCCcaggtgccagcagcacagagccctgtggTGTGCATCCTGCAGAGCTCTCTCCACACTCTCCAGAGCTTCAGACTTCTGAGAAGCCCCCTTCCACTGAGGGCAGGAATTGCCCACCAGAACCTCCTGCCACCTTGCAGTGCATGGAGGTGAACAAAAGCACTGATAATGTACCAGATGCCGAACTATCAGTTGTGCCAGGTGACACCTCCCTTGAGCAAGAGGAGGCTGCACCAGTCGGCATAGCTTTCCCTGTGGACTTGGAGGGGGAGGCGGAGCAGAACAACAGCCCAGCAGGTGAAAAGGAGCCTGCTGAAGAGGAAACGCTGCCTGAACCCGACGactcagaagcagcagagaaagactCCATCTCTTCCAAAGAGAGCCTAGACAAGAAGcgaaagaaaggaaggagaatgcTCGTGGCATCTGACCGGCGTCTCCGAAGCCAGCAGTCTCAACCACCCGCCGAGGGCATCTCTGAGGACACTGGTTCTTCCAGCCCCATGCAGCTTCCTGATCTTCAGATCAAAGCCTCCAAGAGTCCTGGTGCTAAGCGGttcaagaaagaagggaacCTGGATGGGACAACATCCACACACTTCCCAAACGACTGCTTCCATAGCACGCTGCTCCAACACAACGAGGGGCCGAGCACGGAGCAGGCTCtggagagcagtgctgaggaGAACGGTGTCACCACCAGACAGGCCTATAAAAGCATCTTAGCAAAAGAAACTGCGTCTGAGGGAGAAAATTCCCCTCAAGACGACCCTGCTGCTACAGGTGGCCAAAATCAGCCAGGTGAGATGCTGGACATCTGTGTGCAGGCTGATGCCAAGAAGAACATCCTCCTACCGGCAGAAAGCAGCATGCCTGCAGGCAGTGTGCAAGCAGAGGTGAAGCCAGGCAGTGCTTGTGCAAAGGAGGAGAGCTCTGACAGTGCTGTGGACACAGGGAAGCCGGAGCACTATGAGCCTGCGGGCAGCCAATCTCCGTGTCCCACCAGCAGGGGTGGAGGAAACAAGCATCTCCCAGCAAAGGCTGCCAAGCACAAAAAGGTCACTCTGCAGTTTTATAACTTAAGACATGTGCCCGCACCTGCTGACACTGCAAAAAAGACCTTGCCAGGGAAGGAGTCTATGCAGGCTGTCCCCAAAGCCAGGGATGAGTGCAGTTCAGGGAATGATGACGCTCTGGGTCTGGAGGATGTGGATGCAGAAGACAGCAAGCCGAGGTTCATGGAGTGGTGTGCCGAGGAGGAGAACCAGGAGCTGATCGCCGAGTTCAACGCCCAGTACATGAAGGTGCAGAAGGGCTGGATCCAGCTGGAGAAGGAGGTGCAGCCGGCGCCCAAGGTGAAGAACAAAGCCGACAAGCTGAAGGAGatctggaaaagcaagaaaaggacGCGGAAAAGCAGAGGGGCGCTGGAGGTTCAGAAGCTGTCTCCCGTCCAAATGCTGTTCATGAAGGCCTACAAACTGTCCGACATCTGCCAGTGGTTCCTGGAGACCACTGAGACCCGCTCGCTGGTGATTGTGAAGAAACTCAACACGCGTCTCCCAGGGGAGATCCCCCCCATCAAGGTCCCCATGCAGAAGTACTCCTCCTCCGGCCTCTACCCCAGCTCGCTGCAGGCCGAGCGCTTGAAAAAACACCTGAAGAAATTCGCCGCCACCACGCCAGCCCGCAACAACCTGAAGAACCAAAAGCTGTGGGCCAAGATCCGCGAGAATGCTGACAAAGCTGAGGCCGAAGAGGGCGATGGGGCCGGCCAGCCTCCTCCACCTGAAACCGGCCCTGAGGAACTGAGCCAGGAGCGGGGTGCGCAGCCCACCCCCAGCCTGCCTACGCAGGCCAGCACCCGCATCCTGCGCAAGTACTCCCAGCTGCGGGGCAAGCTGCGGGCCCAGCACCGTGCCGCCCGCACCGACCGGCGCAGCGATGCACCCAGTGAGCAGCCGGGCCCTGAGGGCAAGCCCAGCCGCAAGAGCCTGTGCATCAACCCACTGATGTCCCCCAAGCTGGCCCTGCAGATCAAGGCGGACGCCTTCCCTGCTAAATCACCTGCAGCGGATGGAGCGGGGAAAGGGCGGAAAGGGAAGAGTAAAGGCCAGGAGGAGCCCTCgcccagggctgagcagctcagcaggaagaaGAGGACACTGAAGGAGAGTGAGGCCACGCAGGAGCGGGCCGGCTCCTCGGGGAAGGACAAGGTGCCGGCCAAGAAggctggaaaaataaagcactcGGAGGTGGGCACCAAGGCCCCCGCCACCCGCAAGCAGGTGGAGAGGAGCAGCAAGCTGGCCAAGAAGATGtctctgaaagagaagagagtcCCGAGAAGGCAGCTGGAGAAGGCGCGTCTGCCGGTGCGGAAGGGCAAGGAGAACACCAGCCGCCGTGCCGCACCACCGCCCGGCCACGAGGAGCTGGGCCCGTCCCCGCGGCACAGGCCGCTGGGCGAGTCCTCAACGCGGGCACAGAAGATGGCCAACAAGAAGGCAGGCGGGGGGAAAGCCCTCTCCAGGGCCGTGAGGAAggggcaggaaggcagcagttCGCAGGGCAAGAGGAAGCTGCGGGCGAAGGGGGACTGCTCGCACAGCAAGCGCTCGCGGCTGGACGCCAAGTAG
- the LOC110399328 gene encoding treacle protein isoform X2, with protein sequence MQRMIRQFAAEYTSKNSSTQDSSQPNSTKNQSLLKASLVASSPTAATAQNPVLSKLLMADQDSPLDLTVRKSQSEPSEQDGVLDLSTKKSPCAGSTSLSHSPGCSSTPGNGEDAAEAVAIDSNNQPKSPLEKFMVRLCTHHQKQFIRVLNDIYTEVQPDSEGQQSSESESMEASTCGSGCSQRSTENQDKGATCTDPRPPSSLEPGQPGSDSTGQPAELKPMDRAESSSPALRRDFPDPPSTRLRSASPKDSSTQGYLSTLNSSSLNFHHATKSLEGQAAGHEQDAGVRRCEDSKEQGAGKALVEGYISVKVANVNGSEDGLDSCLGSQKSSFRALPEEPWDPGFAVSPPRRADKENALQCGSKASLHQDLDAKEQDTRPKPDNHLHATAKGKASCHLHPADKGPLDKSKEGWLPAGTAPTSHRAPAGHPRAKAASLRPSRKSKKASGLRINDYDNQCDVVYISQPITECHFESQRAVSSRRTARKSTRGYFFNGECCELPTVRTLVKSSRAEERGGSVAQRTQALVSTKPALVLSGGGSSGAGWDGEKRVSLRLLAKGAPAGREMKGRGELGSMQRELRDMRVLRSREAAVAVPLFSLSAPPSPQTEDSVAGSPPPGSPCSQGAGGSAAQEAGTAPSSDGNSMDSDAAPAAGCAALPASEAAVGEEGSPGVGVQTAPDLPSSPEPGSPLQPCPAPDVAPEADTRDHAVLPGASSTEPCGVHPAELSPHSPELQTSEKPPSTEGRNCPPEPPATLQCMEVNKSTDNVPDAELSVVPGDTSLEQEEAAPVGIAFPVDLEGEAEQNNSPAGEKEPAEEETLPEPDDSEAAEKDSISSKESLDKKRKKGRRMLVASDRRLRSQQSQPPAEGISEDTGSSSPMQLPDLQIKASKSPGAKRFKKEGNLDGTTSTHFPNDCFHSTLLQHNEGPSTEQALESSAEENGVTTRQAYKSILAKETASEGENSPQDDPAATGGQNQPGEMLDICVQADAKKNILLPAESSMPAGSVQAEVKPGSACAKEESSDSAVDTGKPEHYEPAGSQSPCPTSRGGGNKHLPAKAAKHKKVTLQFYNLRHVPAPADTAKKTLPGKESMQAVPKARDECSSGNDDALGLEDVDAEDSKPRFMEWCAEEENQELIAEFNAQYMKVQKGWIQLEKEVQPAPKVKNKADKLKEIWKSKKRTRKSRGALEVQKLSPVQMLFMKAYKLSDICQWFLETTETRSLVIVKKLNTRLPGEIPPIKVPMQKYSSSGLYPSSLQAERLKKHLKKFAATTPARNNLKNQKLWAKIRENADKAEAEEGDGAGQPPPPETGPEELSQERGAQPTPSLPTQASTRILRKYSQLRGKLRAQHRAARTDRRSDAPSEQPGPEGKPSRKSLCINPLMSPKLALQIKADAFPAKSPAADGAGKGRKGKSKGQEEPSPRAEQLSRKKRTLKESEATQERAGSSGKDKVPAKKAGKIKHSEVGTKAPATRKQVERSSKLAKKMSLKEKRVPRRQLEKARLPVRKGKENTSRRAAPPPGHEELGPSPRHRPLGESSTRAQKMANKKAGGGKALSRAVRKGQEGSSSQGKRKLRAKGDCSHSKRSRLDAK encoded by the coding sequence TGAGGACGCAGCAGAGGCAGTAGCAATAGACTCTAACAATCAGCCCAAGTCTCCACTGGAAAAGTTTATGGTCAGACTGTGTACGCACCACCAGAAGCAGTTCATTCGTGTGCTAAACGACATATACACTGAAGTACAACCGGACTCTGAGGGCCAGCAGTCGTCTGAATCCGAAAGCATGGAGGCCTCCACTTGTGGCTCTGGTTGTAGCCAGCGAAGCACTGAAAACCAGGATAAGGGTGCTACGTGTACTGACCCAAGGCCCCCTTCTTCCTTGGAGCCAGGACAGCCGGGCAGTGACAGCACggggcagcctgcagagctgaagCCCATGGACAGGGCAGAgagctccagccctgctttgAGGAGAGACTTCCCCGACCCCCCCAGCACCCGGCTGCGCTCCGCCAGCCCAAAGGACAGCTCCACCCAAGGATACCTCAGCACGTTGAACTCTTCCTCGTTGAATTTCCACCACGCCACAAAGAGCCTGGAGGGGCAAGCTGCTGGTCATGAGCAAGACGCTGGCGTCAGAAGGTGTGAGGACAGCAAAGAGCAGGGAGCAGGTAAGGCGCTAGTGGAAGGCTACATCTCTGTCAAAGTGGCCAACGTGAACGGCAGCGAGGATGGCCTGGACAGCTGTCTGGGCTCCCAGAAGAGCTCTTTCAGGGCTCTGCCGGAGGAGCCGTGGGACCCTGGCTTTGCTGTCAGCCCTCCTCGCCGTGCGGACAAAGAGAATGCGTTACAATGTGGCTCGAAAGCATCTTTGCACCAGGACCTCGATGCAAAAGAACAAGACACAAGACCAAAGCCAGACAACCACCTGCACGCCACGGCCAAGGGCAAGGCGAGCTGCCACCTGCACCCGGCCGACAAAGGCCCGCTCGACAAATCCAAAGAGGGCTGGCTGCCTGCCGGCACCGCACCAACCTCCCACCGTGCCCCCGCTGGGCACCCCCGTGCCAAGGCAGCCTCCCTTCGGCCTTCCCGCAAGAGCAAAAAGGCCTCGGGGCTGCGGATTAATGACTACGACAACCAATGCGACGTGGTCTACATCAGCCAGCCCATCACTGAGTGCCACTTCGAGAGCCAGCGCGCCGTGTCGTCCCGCAGGACAGCGCGGAAGAGTACGCGGGGGTATTTCTTCAACGGGGAGTGCTGCGAGCTGCCCACTGTCCGCACGCTGGTGAAGAGCTCGCGGGCGGAGGAGCGGGGCGGCAGCGTGGCGCAGCGGACACAGGCGCTCGTAAGCACAAAGCCAGCTCTGGTGCTCTCGGGGGGCGGCTCCTCGGGggcaggatgggatggggagaaAAGGGTTTCGCTCCGGCTGCTGGCCAAAGGCGCGCCAGCTGGCAGAGAAATGAAGGGCAGGGGTGAGCTGGGCTCCATGCAGCGGGAGCTGCGGGACATGCGGGTGCTGCGATCACGGGaggctgctgtggctgtgccccTTTTCTCACTCTCCGCACCACCCAGTCCTCAGACAGAGGACAGCGTGGCTGGCTCGCCGCCCCCGGGCTCCCCTTGTAGCCAAGGGGCTGGGGGCTCGGCCGCCCAGGAGGCTGGCACGGCTCCCTCCAGTGATGGCAACTCCATGGACAGCGATGCTGCACCAGCTGCGGGCTGTGCTGCCCTTCCTGCCTCTGAAGCAGCCGTCGGGGAGGAAGGTTCCCCAGGTGTGGGTGTGCAAACTGCTCCAGACCTCCCCAGCAGCCCGGAGCCAGGGTcccccctgcagccctgccctgctccagaTGTGGCACCTGAGGCTGACACCAGGGACCATGCAGTGCTCCcaggtgccagcagcacagagccctgtggTGTGCATCCTGCAGAGCTCTCTCCACACTCTCCAGAGCTTCAGACTTCTGAGAAGCCCCCTTCCACTGAGGGCAGGAATTGCCCACCAGAACCTCCTGCCACCTTGCAGTGCATGGAGGTGAACAAAAGCACTGATAATGTACCAGATGCCGAACTATCAGTTGTGCCAGGTGACACCTCCCTTGAGCAAGAGGAGGCTGCACCAGTCGGCATAGCTTTCCCTGTGGACTTGGAGGGGGAGGCGGAGCAGAACAACAGCCCAGCAGGTGAAAAGGAGCCTGCTGAAGAGGAAACGCTGCCTGAACCCGACGactcagaagcagcagagaaagactCCATCTCTTCCAAAGAGAGCCTAGACAAGAAGcgaaagaaaggaaggagaatgcTCGTGGCATCTGACCGGCGTCTCCGAAGCCAGCAGTCTCAACCACCCGCCGAGGGCATCTCTGAGGACACTGGTTCTTCCAGCCCCATGCAGCTTCCTGATCTTCAGATCAAAGCCTCCAAGAGTCCTGGTGCTAAGCGGttcaagaaagaagggaacCTGGATGGGACAACATCCACACACTTCCCAAACGACTGCTTCCATAGCACGCTGCTCCAACACAACGAGGGGCCGAGCACGGAGCAGGCTCtggagagcagtgctgaggaGAACGGTGTCACCACCAGACAGGCCTATAAAAGCATCTTAGCAAAAGAAACTGCGTCTGAGGGAGAAAATTCCCCTCAAGACGACCCTGCTGCTACAGGTGGCCAAAATCAGCCAGGTGAGATGCTGGACATCTGTGTGCAGGCTGATGCCAAGAAGAACATCCTCCTACCGGCAGAAAGCAGCATGCCTGCAGGCAGTGTGCAAGCAGAGGTGAAGCCAGGCAGTGCTTGTGCAAAGGAGGAGAGCTCTGACAGTGCTGTGGACACAGGGAAGCCGGAGCACTATGAGCCTGCGGGCAGCCAATCTCCGTGTCCCACCAGCAGGGGTGGAGGAAACAAGCATCTCCCAGCAAAGGCTGCCAAGCACAAAAAGGTCACTCTGCAGTTTTATAACTTAAGACATGTGCCCGCACCTGCTGACACTGCAAAAAAGACCTTGCCAGGGAAGGAGTCTATGCAGGCTGTCCCCAAAGCCAGGGATGAGTGCAGTTCAGGGAATGATGACGCTCTGGGTCTGGAGGATGTGGATGCAGAAGACAGCAAGCCGAGGTTCATGGAGTGGTGTGCCGAGGAGGAGAACCAGGAGCTGATCGCCGAGTTCAACGCCCAGTACATGAAGGTGCAGAAGGGCTGGATCCAGCTGGAGAAGGAGGTGCAGCCGGCGCCCAAGGTGAAGAACAAAGCCGACAAGCTGAAGGAGatctggaaaagcaagaaaaggacGCGGAAAAGCAGAGGGGCGCTGGAGGTTCAGAAGCTGTCTCCCGTCCAAATGCTGTTCATGAAGGCCTACAAACTGTCCGACATCTGCCAGTGGTTCCTGGAGACCACTGAGACCCGCTCGCTGGTGATTGTGAAGAAACTCAACACGCGTCTCCCAGGGGAGATCCCCCCCATCAAGGTCCCCATGCAGAAGTACTCCTCCTCCGGCCTCTACCCCAGCTCGCTGCAGGCCGAGCGCTTGAAAAAACACCTGAAGAAATTCGCCGCCACCACGCCAGCCCGCAACAACCTGAAGAACCAAAAGCTGTGGGCCAAGATCCGCGAGAATGCTGACAAAGCTGAGGCCGAAGAGGGCGATGGGGCCGGCCAGCCTCCTCCACCTGAAACCGGCCCTGAGGAACTGAGCCAGGAGCGGGGTGCGCAGCCCACCCCCAGCCTGCCTACGCAGGCCAGCACCCGCATCCTGCGCAAGTACTCCCAGCTGCGGGGCAAGCTGCGGGCCCAGCACCGTGCCGCCCGCACCGACCGGCGCAGCGATGCACCCAGTGAGCAGCCGGGCCCTGAGGGCAAGCCCAGCCGCAAGAGCCTGTGCATCAACCCACTGATGTCCCCCAAGCTGGCCCTGCAGATCAAGGCGGACGCCTTCCCTGCTAAATCACCTGCAGCGGATGGAGCGGGGAAAGGGCGGAAAGGGAAGAGTAAAGGCCAGGAGGAGCCCTCgcccagggctgagcagctcagcaggaagaaGAGGACACTGAAGGAGAGTGAGGCCACGCAGGAGCGGGCCGGCTCCTCGGGGAAGGACAAGGTGCCGGCCAAGAAggctggaaaaataaagcactcGGAGGTGGGCACCAAGGCCCCCGCCACCCGCAAGCAGGTGGAGAGGAGCAGCAAGCTGGCCAAGAAGATGtctctgaaagagaagagagtcCCGAGAAGGCAGCTGGAGAAGGCGCGTCTGCCGGTGCGGAAGGGCAAGGAGAACACCAGCCGCCGTGCCGCACCACCGCCCGGCCACGAGGAGCTGGGCCCGTCCCCGCGGCACAGGCCGCTGGGCGAGTCCTCAACGCGGGCACAGAAGATGGCCAACAAGAAGGCAGGCGGGGGGAAAGCCCTCTCCAGGGCCGTGAGGAAggggcaggaaggcagcagttCGCAGGGCAAGAGGAAGCTGCGGGCGAAGGGGGACTGCTCGCACAGCAAGCGCTCGCGGCTGGACGCCAAGTAG